The DNA region AGATTGTTACAGTTACAGTTGCTGCATTGTTCTGCAAAGTTAGGTTTAAAAATAGCCTTTTGCTAGGATTGATATTGACCATCAAGGGTGTCGTAGATATTGTCCTTCTTACTCGATGGAGGTCTAGTATGGTAAGTAACAATATCACAatgaattctttttcttttcaataattCTATTTAGACGCACAAAACTGACATATTTAGTGACACACTCTTTAGAGGTGTCAACTATTGTATATAAGACCAATATGTTCAGACAGTGTGCTAGTAAATTTATGCATCTCTAACTTGTAAAATCAAAATTCAGTCTAACACTCGAATTTAATGAAAGAATAATAGATTTTGAGGATGACAATCTAACTTTTTTCTAAATATTACGTGCAGCTGCTAGATGAACAATCTTATACTCAAATCGCGCTCTCTATGCTCACGGTGACCTTGATCGCAACACCGGTGGTTCGATTCTTATACCAGCCACAAACACGACTTGGACCATCAACCAAAAACTTACGCATCAGAAATATCCAGTCAGCTCGAAACTACCAGGAGTTCAGTATTCTTTGTTGTGTCCACAATGAGGAAAGTGTCTGTAGCATCACCACCCTCCTAGAATCGTCTAATCCAACAGATGTGAGCCCCCTAATCACCTACGTTGTCCGTGCAGTCGAGCTCATTGGCCGAGCGGCACCCCTACTAGTCCCTTACAAGAAGAAGTATCAGGAGGAAGCAAATAAGAAATTAAAGCACTCAAATTCACCCACACATCAAATGATGCGAGCCTTTTGGAATTACTCGATGAACTCGAAAGGACCGGTTTCAATCCAAGCCTTCACTATGATCGCCCCTTACAAATCAATGCATGAGACCGTTTGCCGTCTAGCGGAGGACAATAACATACCTCTGATTCTCTTACCATTCCATGAAAACCACCAGTATATTGTTGGCGCCACTGTCACGACAGCGATACGCCAATTCAACATCCATGTACAAAATTATTCCCCCTCTACAGTTGGATTACTAGTCGAAAGAGGCTTGTCAACTCGGTTAAGCGTGTCCCACTTTTCCTACAATGTGGCAGTGTTTTTTATTGGCGGGCCAGATGATCGTGAAGTGTTGGCCTACGCTTGGCGCATGTCTGGCAACCCGGACGTGGGCATCACGGTGTTCAGGTTTGTACTGCAGAATAAAGTAATTGTAGCCAACAAGGATGAGGAGACAGAAGAGATACTCGACCAGGCATTGGTGGACGAGTTTAAGATAAGGAACATTGGGAATGATTGCGTGATCTGGCGAGATTTCGAGGTGGATGATAGTGTGCAGCTCATGGACGCCATTAGGAACTCGCAAGGGGATTATGATCTTGTGTTGGTTGGGAGGCGGCACACGGATATGTTATTGAGGGATGAAGAAATGACAGAATTTGTGCAGAATCCGGAACTGGGAGTGATAGGTGACATGCTTGCTTCCCCGGATTTTTGCGGGGGAATGGTCAATGTGTTAGTTTTGCAAGAAAGCAAGGAATTGAGCAACGGAGCTTTTCGTAGTGGCTCCATGAGAGGGTCGGAAAGTAAATTTAAGTTTCCTGGGTAACAATTTATTCCTCATGTCACAAAATTTGTGTTATACAGTTTTTAGAATATCGACAAAATTGtcgaaatattaaaaaaattagaatccaTATGGAAACCAGAGATAATACTAAAATGCAGACTTCACCTTTTGTCAGCGAGATACCAGAAAATTAGTGAATATTGACGATATTTACCTATTCATTgtgaaaattttgatgaaaCAAACTGAAGattccaaaattttaaaatttctttaaGAGATTTCTCCAAAATTTCAACTAGATTTAAACTGAATAAGATGAATGAGTGATACCCACCCAAAATTAGAGCTTTACGTCTTCAGATTAACACCTAATCTCTCCCCCTTTAAGTCTGCGGCATTTCTTTGTTGCTGGCCTCCATCTTCAAGTCGTGTATCTGTATTGCCGACTTGGAGTTTCAAATCCTTTAATAtctttattatttatgttaatatcattttatattaatGGAGAATCAACTAATTACATTAGTTGGAGTGAATTTCTGTTGAGATTGTTCTCGTTTGAATTAATTTTGATAAATATATTCTTTGTGGTATAATGTTCTCATTCCTGCATATCACAGACAAAAATATCTTTTACATAGTTTTAACCACTAATGTTTGTTCAATACATGTATTATGGCTTGATTAAGATTTGCTAAAGTTTTATCTTTGATTTCACGTTTTTTAgcaaattttcatcatttccacTGAAACCAATTGATGTTAGTATATTCCTTGATATAAATTTGAATATCGACTCATCGATACCAATATTTTATACACACGTTATATATACCAAAATTTTGGCAATGCATTGCAGGAGGTAGGCAGAGGAGGAACGGCTCGCGGCTAGTTAAGTTTCTCCTTTCCCCTAGCTAGTTTACTTAATTCATTTTGCAAAAATTATTTCTAGGTTAATGTTGTAAACTATGTAAGgtatgttgtgctaggatagcaccaaaccaaatggaaccaactcaagctaacccacaggaaatttatcaaatgaaatgcaataacaaaaatataaaagacaccaagattttaacgaggttcctcaacagtcagtgtaactgaaGTACGTCCTCGAAGcataggagctcacccaataatccactatcaactaattgggagtttacaaagtgttggcaatctcacaacccaaataacccaatacacccaatagctctcacacaccacaaaaacaaatagagaaagaaatataatgaataatttcttctctatacatgtagctcaaagctattacaacaacaactactttggtggatgattactaaccaaatgaagcagcagcttcttcttccttttgggcTCTCTGCAAGTCTCCCTACTCTCTGCAGAAAAATGAGCTCTCACTTCTCTCTTATTTTCCATCCGAAGAAAACCAATAATTATGGCTTTGAAAAagccacaaaacaaggaaacataatcatgatgcCTCATCATCATGATGTTCCCTCATCATTTTgtctttcattcttttgttttgtttaatagTCGAAAGTGGATGCCAAGTTGGTCACTAATTTGGCCActatccaacaatctccaccttggccaaattCCAAAATcaccatgataagccaaccaacacaaaaacactcccaaacactagcaagagaacaactcatgccaagccaaatgctccaaaactcatACTGCTCATcaccttctttatataggcaaaatgtgagccaagttcaagcaatgaacaaacttggctacaccaacaaccttagtcaacatatcagcggggttgtctttagttggaatcttctggagaatgatttctcCTTCACCAGCaacttcacgaacaaagtgataacgcatatctatgtgcttggtcctcgcatggtgaacctgatacttagccaaataaatggcactcgtCACTATCACAATgcacctccacctgcttctgatcaacccctaaatctctaatcagcccatgtatccaaatggcctcctttatagcttcagcaactgccatatattcagcctctgtagtagacaaggcaacagacgactgcaaaatggacctccaacaaactggccctttagccatagtaaacacatagcctgtagtagacttccttccatccagatcacctgcataatctgaatcaacataaccaactgcaaaatgaccaataccagagtcacctctctcaaagcataaaccaacatctcgagtaccatggagatacctcaatatccacttagctgcttgccaatgctctttacctgaattatgcatatatcgactcaccatgccaactgcatgatgAGCAATAttcggtctagagcataccattgcatacatcaaactaccaaccaaatttgcatatggcatatttttcatttgcagcttctctttatcagttttaagacattgtagagaactcaatttaaaatgaggagccaatgGGGTattaaccggtttggttgaatcatgaactccaaacttccgaatcaacttctcaaggtattgtctttgattcaaactgaccaaacccttcgctctatctctagtgatctccataccaaagatcttcttcgcttcatcaagatccttcatctcaaactcattcttcatttgcttcttcaaattttcaatatcttcaacattctttaaggcaatcaacatatcatcaacatatatcaacaaataaatgaaagacccatcttgcaacttcttgaagtacatataatgatcatattgacttctagaataattttggcctctcataaatttatcaaacctcaaataccattgccttggagattgcttcaagccataaagtgatttcttcaatttgcaaaacaaattctcattccctttcactatatacccatccggttaacacatataaatctcttcattcaaatcaccatgtaggaaagctgtcttcacatcaagttgcacaagctcaagatcatactgtgcaataagagctaacataatgcgaattgaGAAGTGCTTCACAACtggagaaaagatttcattgtagtcaatgcccttcTTTTGTGCATGCCCTTTAgaaactaatcttgctttaaatctcacatt from Malus domestica chromosome 01, GDT2T_hap1 includes:
- the LOC103417802 gene encoding cation/H(+) antiporter 15-like; translation: MATNGVETPPPGKPEAPIFCMQQQAVTSKGFWRKDNPLDYPLPLTMAQIVLVVVISRALYYLLRPLGQTKFVCNLLGGIILGPSALGKTKVVREKLFRRKDAPVFEVIALMGVVYSMFIIAVKFDKNMVRRTARNAWKIGLPGFIIPLVITLSLVHPIGTTLPGFKGGTFFLYFSFSTFSFTFFPVIAQALSELNLMTSELGQLAMSSSLVTEAIQWLSTVAHIVFSKRNPSHGVMALVSLLALTIFNFSFLRPLVLLVVKKTPEGKDVKEGYVVAILVGVLAMALVSDAIGATPITGPILFGLVIPDGPPLGATLIQKMEFVVSEFLLPVLFFRVGFMVDVFSFSDWESFGKLQLVICLTYGAKIVTVTVAALFCKVRFKNSLLLGLILTIKGVVDIVLLTRWRSSMLLDEQSYTQIALSMLTVTLIATPVVRFLYQPQTRLGPSTKNLRIRNIQSARNYQEFSILCCVHNEESVCSITTLLESSNPTDVSPLITYVVRAVELIGRAAPLLVPYKKKYQEEANKKLKHSNSPTHQMMRAFWNYSMNSKGPVSIQAFTMIAPYKSMHETVCRLAEDNNIPLILLPFHENHQYIVGATVTTAIRQFNIHVQNYSPSTVGLLVERGLSTRLSVSHFSYNVAVFFIGGPDDREVLAYAWRMSGNPDVGITVFRFVLQNKVIVANKDEETEEILDQALVDEFKIRNIGNDCVIWRDFEVDDSVQLMDAIRNSQGDYDLVLVGRRHTDMLLRDEEMTEFVQNPELGVIGDMLASPDFCGGMVNVLVLQESKELSNGAFRSGSMRGSESKFKFPG